Below is a window of Leifsonia sp. NPDC080035 DNA.
ACAGACCGATCGTCGACAGCGGCGGGGTGACCGCCGCGAGCAGGGTCGGCACCAGGAAGCCGGCGTACGCGACGGCGTAGAACATCCCCGTCAACCCCGCCAGGTCGCGCGGGGAGGCGATGCTCTGCACCTCGAGCAGCCCGGAGACGAGCGCGATGCCCATCCCCGCGCCGAGCACCACCGCCGCGACCAGGCCGAGCAGCAGCGACCGGAAGGCGACCGCCCCGGTCAGCACGACCAGTCCGGCGGCGATCGTGCCGAGCGCAGCGACGAGTCCCCGCGCGCTCGCGAGCGAGTGCAGCCGCTTCGCGATCGGCTGGACCAGCGAGGCGACGCCGAGCGCGACGACGGTGAGGACGGTCGCGTAGCCGAGCCCCCACTCCCCCGTCTCGTCGCCGAGCAGCACCGGGAGGTACCCGTAGGCGAGGGCCGCCGCAGCGAAGATCCACGGGGCCGCGACCATCACCACACGGCGGAACCGCTTGTGGGCGGCGGCGGGGATGCGCAGCTGCTCCCGGAGCGGGCCGCGCTCGCCGCCGGTCACGACCGTCTCCGGCACGCGCAGCACCGCCCAGAGGCACGGCAGCGTCAGCAGGATGTGGACGACGAACGGCAGCTCCTCGCCGAACACCGTGAACTGCGCGATCCCGCCCGCCACCAGCGCTCCGGCCGCCGAGCCGAGCGTGAACGCCAGGGAGGCGCGGCGCGCGCCCGCGGCCCGGTCGACGCCCGGCTCGTAGCGCGGAGACGACACCTCCTTCATCCAGCTCGTCCCGACCGCCATCGCGATGCCGACGGTGATGCCGGAGAGCAGCCGGCCGGCGTAGATCGGAACCGGGCCGAGTGCCCCCAGCGCCAGGCTGGCGCTCGCGAGCAGCGCGGTGACGACGCCCGCGGTCAGCACCGGCCGGCGTCCGTGCCGGTCGGACAGCGCCCCGGCGACCAGCAGCGCTGGCGCGAGCCCGAGCACGTAGACGCCGAGGAACATGTTGACGGTGAGCTCGCTGTAGTGCTGGACGTCCTTGTACATCAGCAGCAGCGGGCTGAACTGGTTCCCGCACCAGCTGCAGAAGAACATGACGGCGAACACCGGCCGCCACGGCGCGCGCCGGCTCACAGCGCGCCCTGGTTTCGTGCGATGTGGGTGCGCAGCAGGGCCGCGTAGTCCGCGCCCGCGCGCAACGCGTCGAGGAGCGCCTGGTGGTCGGCGAGCGAGTCGGCGAGCGTGTCCGGTCGCACCCGGAACAGCTGGTGCCGGATGCGCTGCTGGCGGTCGCGCAGCATCCCGTAGAACCGGGCGGCGAGCTCGTTCCCCGACGCGTCGACGACCGCCGCGTGGAACCACTGGTCGGCCTCGACGAACCGCTCGACGTCGCCCGCGCCGATCGCGGCGCGCTGCTCGGCGAGCGCCTCCTCCAGCGCGCTCACCAGCGCATCGTCGGTGCCGCCGGCCTCGTGGATGCGCGCCGCCGCGGTCGCTTCGATCGCCTCGCGGAGGTCGAGCACGTTCTGCGCCTCGCGCGGCGACATCGGCACCACGACAGCACCGCGCCGCGGCTCGAGGGCGAGCAGCCCCTCGGCAGCTAGCCGCAGGAACGCCTCGTGCACGGGGGTGCGGCTCACGCCGATCTCCGCCCCGAGTTGCGCCTCGCTGAGCAGCGTCCCGCCCGGTGCCTCCCCGGACAGGATCAGGCGCTTGGTGTGGGCGTATGCGTGCTCGGCGGCGGGGATCATGCCCCCATCCTACGCCTTGCATGCAAGCTTGCGTGCAAGGCATCAGGAGCCGTCGAGCACAGGAAAAGTGTCGCGAAACCCGCCGGATCGCGACACTTTTCCTGTGCTCGGCGGCCCCGGGCTGGCGCGGGACCGGCGAGCGCCCGGGTCAGCTGACCTCGGCGGCGAGGAGGCGCCGCACGGCACCGAGCGGAATCGGAATCCAGCTGGGCCGGTGTCGCGCCTCGTAGGTGACCTCGTAGACCGCCTTGTCGAGCTCGAACGCGTCGAGGAGCAGGTGGTGCTCCTCCAGCTCGCCGGCGGCGACGGATGCGTACCCCTCCAGGTACGCCTCCCGGGCGCGGGCGGCCCATGCGGTGGCGTCGATCGCGGGCTCCCGGCGCGCGAGCGAGCCCGCCACGTAGTCGAACGAGCGCAGCATCCCCGCCACGTCCCGCATCGTCGCGTCCGGCCTTGCGCGCTCGGCGAGCGGGCGCAGCGGCTCGCCCTCGAAGTCGATGAACTGCCAGCCGCGGTCCTGCGCGTACAACACCTGTCCGAGGTGCAGGTCGCCGTGGATGCGCTGCAGCACCGGCAGCGGAGCCGACGCCGCCGCCTCGTAGACGGAGGCGATGCCCGCGCGCAGCTCATCGACCTCCGGCACCTCGGTGGTCGTCACCGTCAGCCGCCGGAACATCCCGTCCAGGGCTTCGGCCACATCCTCCCGCGACGCGGCCCGGGTCGGCAGCACCTCCGCCAGCAGCCGGTGCAGCTCGGCCGTGCCCGCGCCGAGCGCGAAGGCGCGGTCGGCGAAGTCCTCGCCGCGCTCGGCCGCGCTGACGGCCAGCTCCCAGCCGTCCTCGGCGCCCAGCACGAAGTCCTGGACCAGCGCGAGCTCGCCCGCAGCGGTGCCGCCCGCGGGCGCCGGCCAGGAGCCGCCCAGCCAGCCGAGGAGCGCGGGGCTGCGACGCGACCCGCCCGCGGTCAGCGCGGCGAGGGTCGAGATGTCCGGGTTCTCGCCGTCCTGCACCACCCGGAAGACCTTGATCAGGGCGAGGGAGCCGTCGCCGAGTTCCGCGACGATGGAGGTGTTCGACTGCTCGCCGGAGAGCCGGCGGGACGAGACGACTTCGACGGTTCTGCCGAGCGTGTGGCCCTGTGCGTGCGCCTCCGCACCTTCCGCCCGGAGCGCACCGCTCGTGATCGCGGCGAGCGCGGAGACGTACGCCTCCTCCGCCGGCCCGTCGTACAGGTAGCGGCCGCCCGCCTCGCCGACGAAGGCCGTGGGATCGCCGTCCCGCACCGTCCGCGCCACGAGCGGGACCTGGTAGACCCGCGGCGTGCGCGGCGCGTCATCGCAGAAGAAGTGGGTGACGATCCGGTGCTCCGGGTCGGCCGGCTCGAACTCGAACGAGGCGAGGAGGCGGAGCCGAGGCTCGACGCTCTTCGTCGAGTACCAGCGCTGGCGGCGCATCCACGATCCGACAAGCTCCGTGAGTTCCGTCATGCCTGAACCGTACGCCGCTCAGCCGGATCCGACGACCACTCCGCGTGCGGCGAGGAACGGCATCGGGTCGATCTGCACCCCGTTGACGCGGACCTCCAGGTGCAGGTGGCATCCGGTGGAGAGCCCGGTCGAGCCCACCTGCGCGATCGGCTGACCGGCCGCGACGTGCTCGCCGGCCGTCACGGCGATGCCGCCGTCGCGGATGTGGCCGTACGCCGTCTGCACTCCGCCGCCGTGGTCGATCAGGACGAAGTTGCCGTAGCCGCCGTTCGGGCCCGCGGCGACGACGGTGCCGGCCGCGGCGGCCACGATCGTGCTCCCGCAGGATGCGCCGATGTCGTCGCCGGGGTGGAACAGCGCCGTGCCGAGCGGGCGGGACGGCCGCGGACCGAACCCGTCGGTCAGGGGGCCGTGCACCGGCAGCACCCAGCCGGACGTGCCGACGGTCGGGGCGACGGTGAGGGACGTCCAGCCCTCGCCCGCCGTCAGCAGGGTCGGCAGTTTGGCGAGCGCCGTCGCCGCCGTGTCCACGCGGGCCCGCGCGTCGGTGACCGCCCGCTCGCTGCCCGAGACGTCGACGGCCGCCGCCGCGGTGGTCGCGGCGTCGGCCTGGGACCCCAGCCGGATCGCCGCCTTCGCGTCCGCCGCCGCCTCGCGGAGCGCTCGCTCACTGTCGGCGGACAGCGTCTGCAGCCGGTCGACCGCCCCCAGTTTGCTCAGCAGGTCGCCGGGTGACGACAGCGCGGCGACGAGCGGATCGGGGCGGAGCGCGTGGGAGGCGGTGGCACGGACGAGCGCCGAGGCGAACGCGGCGGAGGCCTGCGCCTGCTCGTGCGCGCGCTTCGCCTTGTCGGACAGCGCCGCGGCCTCGGCGGCGGCGCGCTCCTGCTCGCGCTGAACGCTCTGCGACTGCTCGGTCGCCGACGCCAGAGCCTGCTGCGCGGTCGCGAGTTCGCTCGCGAGCTGCGCCGCCCGCTGGACCTGCGCCAGGTCGACCTGCGGGGCGGCGCCGAGGTCCGGCACCGTGAGCGTGATCTCGTCGGTGGGCTTCGGGGCCGGAGTGGGGGTGGCCTTCGGCGTCGGCTTGGGCTTCGGCGTCGGCTTAGGGGTTGGCGTGGGAGTGGGGGTCGGCGTCGGATTGGGCGTTGGAGTCGGGTCCGGGGTGGGTGTCGGGTCGGGAGTCGGTGTCGGTTCCGGTGTCGGCGTCCCGCTCGGCGACGGCGGCCCGTCTGGCCCGTCGGGCTCGTCCGGCGTCGGCGTCGGTGTCGCGCAGGATCCGACCGCGCAGTCGTCCGCGAATGCGGCCTGCGGCACCCCGACGATCCCGCCCGCGACGAGGATCGCCGCGGCGAATGCGGGGGTGAGGGCTGCGAGGATCGCGCGGCGCGTCGTGACGCGTCGTGAGGTCATCCTGTCGCGCTGAAACGCCATCCGCATGCTCACGCGGGTCCCCCGGCGGGCGCCGGTGCTGCCCGTATCCGATGCTCTCACCCAGGGCCCCGCACGACAAGAGCGGTCGGCATGGTCGCATGCGGCTCACAGCCGGGTCACGGTACGGTGAACCATTGTGACCGACAGCACCGAGACCCTTCGTCCGCGCCGTGCCGCCCGCCGCTCCGGGTGGAAGACGCTGCTGAGGGATGTGGTGATCATCTTCGTGGTCGCCGTGCTGGTCTCGTTCCTGATCAAGACATTCGTCGCCCGCTCCTTCTACATCCCGTCGGGCTCGATGGAGAACACGCTGCAGATCAACGACCGCATCATCGTCAACGAGCTGCAGCCGAAGCTGTTCGGGCTGCAGCGCGGCGATGTCGTGGTGTTCAAAGACCCGGGCGGCTGGCTGCCGCCCTCGGCACCGGAGCAGGGCAACGCTCTGCAGAAGGGCGTCGGCGCGGTGCTCGACTTCGTCGGCCTCGGCGCCTCGGACAGCGACCAGCACCTCGTCAAGCGCCTCATCGGGCTGCCCGGCGACCACATCACCTGCTGCAACACGCTCGGACAGATGAGCGTCAACGGCGTCCCGCTGAAGGAGCCGTACGTCCTGCTGCCCGCCGGCCAGGAGAACGTGTCCGGCAAGCCGTTCGACGTCACCGTCCCCGCCGGGAAGGTCTGGGTGATGGGCGACAACCGCTACAACTCGGCAGACTCCCGCTACCACATGGACGACCCCGGCAAGGGCTTCGTCCCGTTGGACGACGTGGTCGGCCGGGCGTTCGTGGTCAGCTGGCCGCTCAGCCACTGGTCGTGGCTGAGCAACTACCCGGAGACGTTCCAGGGCACCGAGCGCGAGGACCAGTAGCCCCGCTGCCGCGCGGACGATGCCGTCGGGCGCCGCTCAGGCGACGCGCTCGGCCAACCCGCGCCGCCAGTAGCCCATGAAGGCGACGCGGCCGCGATCGATGCCGTGGCCGCGCACGAGCAGCCGGCGCAGCGTCTTCACTGCCGCCGACTCGCCCGCGATCCACGCGTAGAAGCCGCCAGCGACCTCCTCCGGGCGCTCCCAGAGGATCTCGCGGTCCACGTCCACCTTCTCCAGGCGCTGCCGGGTGCCGGCGGCCGCCGCCGCGACGATCTCGGGGTGGCGCTCGAGCCACGACGTCACCGCCGGGACGAGCTCGCAGCCGTGGTCGCCGCCGTCGCGGGCCACCCAGGTGACGGAGACGCCAGGGTGCGCGGCGAGCGGCAGAGCGTCCTGAGCGGTCGGCACCTCGATGAACACGTGCGCGCGGCGACTCGCCGGCAGCGCCTCGACGATCGACGCGATCGCCGGAGCCGCGGTCTCGTCTCCCGCCAGCAGCAGCTCGGTGGCGTCGCCGGGACGCCAGTCGATGCCGACACCGCTCGTGGCGCTGAGGGCGTCAGGCCCCACGACCACCAGCTCGTCGCCCGGCACCGCGTCCGCGAGCCAGCTGGATGCGGGTCCCGCGTTCGCCCTGTCGTGGCCGTGCACGACGAAGTCGATGTCGAGGCGGCGGTCGGCGGGGTCGATGTCGCGCACGGTGTATGTGCGGAACGGGTTGCGGCGCTCCTCGGGCAGCGCCCGCCAGGCGTCGTACCAGTCACCGGTGTCGAGGGGGCAGAAGCTGCCGTCGGCGAGCGGGAAGACGACCTTGATCCGCTGGTCCAGCCGCTCGGTGCCGAAGGTCTCGAAGTCGTCGCAGCGCAGACTCACGCGGGTGAAGTGCGGGCTGAGCCGTCGGATGGCGGACACGGCGGCGCGGTACGGACGGTAGGCCGGGCGCTCCGTGGTGGGCGGGGCGATGACGGTCACGAACGATCCCTTCCGGGTGAGGCGTGCGGGTAAGGTAAGGCTACACTAACTCGACCGAGCGGCACCTGGACGGCCGCGGAATCCGGACGCTACCCTCGCCCCATGAGCGACGAGCCGGTGCGCATCCACCCCGTGCTCGGCCGTGACGCCGCGGTGGTGCTCGTCGTCGGCGGCACCCTGATCGGCGCCACCGCCGGTTTCCTGCACCTGATCGACTTCGAGCTCGAGAGCGACACCGGTGGGCAGCTGCTGAGCCCGCAGCTGTTCTTCTACGGCCCGGCCGCCGCGTTCGTCGGCCTGCTCGCCGGGACGGCGCAGTACCTCTGGTTCCTCCGGGCGCGGAGGCCCGAGCGGCTGTGGTGGCGATACGCCGGCGGCTTCGTCTCCGCGTTCCTCGTCGCCGCGGCCGGGTTCGGGGCGGTGTGGCTGACCACCCCGCCGACCACCCTCGGCGGTCTCAGCGACCCGCTCTCGGCTCTGCTCACCTCCGCCGCCCTGCAGGTCGTCACCGCCCGTTCGATCCGATCGCACCGTAATGTCGAGTCGCGCGGTCCCCGTTCGACGTCCGGGTGAATCGTCTCCGATCGAAAGGAACGCACGAGATGAAGTACATGATGTTCGTGGTCACCAGCACCGAGCCGGACCGCGAGGAGGACGCCTCCGACGTCGATATCTGGGTGGACGAGCTCGACTCCACCGGCAAGCGCGTCATCGGCGAGGTGCTCGAACCGCCGTCGGCCGCCAAGGTGGTGCGGGTGCGCGACGGCCGCCGCTACGTCACCGACGGCCCGTTCGCCGAGACCAAGGAGTGGATCTGCGGCTTCGACATCCTCGAGTGCGAGAGCCTCGACGAGGCCATCGAGATCGCGTCGAAGCACCCGATGGCACGCAACGGCCAGCTGGAGCTGCGCCCGTTCATGGTGTGGGAGTGAGCGGCTGGGAGTGAGCTGACGGCGCGGGGGGACAGGATGATCGAGGATGGCCGCATGCCGGCCATCCTCTCCCCCGTCGTCGCCACCACCTCGGGCGTCGTCCGCGGCGTCGACGACGGCCGGATCGCACTCTGGCGCGGCATCCGCTACGCTCAGCCGCCGGTGGGCGCCCTGCGCTGGCGGGCCCCGGTTCCGGCGATCGCGCCGGACGGAGTGGCCGACGCGACCGCTTTCGGACACGCGGCCCCGCAGCCCGCGAACGTGGTCATGGCGCTCGGCGACGGCGTGACCGCGGACGAGGACTGCCTGTTCCTCAACGTCTGGCGAGCGTCGCGCGAATCCGCAGCACCTCGTCCGGTCATGGTCTGGTTGCACGGCGGTGCGTACACGTTCGGCGCCGCCAGCCAGTCCGTCTACGACGGCACGGCCCTCGCCGAGACCGGCGACGCGGTGATCGTGACCGTCAACTACCGGCTGGGCGCCCTCGGCTTCCTCGACCTCGGCGCCGAGCACGACGGCGACGCCGACACCAACGTCGCGCTCCGGGACGTGCTGCTCGCCCTCGCCTGGGTGCGCGACAACGTTGCCGCATTCGGCGGCCACCCGGACCTCGTGACCGTGTTCGGCGAGTCGTCCGGCGCCGGCCTCGTCACCGCACTGCTCGCCACCCCGAGCGCGGCGGGGCTCTTCCAGCGCGCCATCGTCCAGAGCTCCCCGGCCAGCTCGATGTACGGCAGGAGGCGCGCGGCGATGGTCGCCGGCCTCTTCGCCGCGGCGGCCGGCGTCGCCCCGGGCGATCTCGCCGCGCTGCGGGCCCTGCCCGTCGAGACGGTCGTCGCGGCGACCGGGACCGTCTACGACGAGGTGCCGAGGGCGCATCCGGGCACGGTCGCCTTCGCCCCGGTCGTCGACGGGGATCTGTTGCCCGAACATCCCATCACCGTGCTGAGCGAGGGCCGCGGCCATCCGGTGCCGCTGATCATCGGAACGAATCGGGACGAGGCGACGCTGTTCCGGTTCATGAAGTCGGCTCTCCTCCCGATCGACGCGGCCTCCATCGAGCGGATGTTCCAGTCGATGCGCGAGGAACGTCCCGCCGTCATCGCCCCCGACCGCGCGCAGGTGCTCACCGCGTACCGCGGCGTCCGCAGCCGTGTCGTCGGTCTGGGCATCGCCCGCGACATCGCATTCCGGATGCCGACGGTGTGGCTCGCCGCCGGCCACGGCGCGGTCGCCCCGACCTACCTGTACCGGTTCGACCACGCCACGCCGCTGCTGCGGCTCGTCGGGATCGGGGCGGCCCACGCCGCGGAGGTCCCGTACGTGTGGGGCACGATCGACGAAGCGCCGCGCGCGATCTACCGGCTCGGCGGCCGTCGCGCGGCCGAACGCGTCTCGGCGCGGATGCTGGAGCGCTGGACCGCCTTCGCCAACGGCGGCGCTCCGGGCGGGGACTGGCCCGCCTACCGCGTGCCGGAACGCTCCACGCTCGTCATCGACGCGACCGACCGGGTCGTGCCCGACCTCGACGCCGCGCTCCGCGCCGGCTGGGGGGACTCCGTGCTCTCGTTCTCGTGACGCGGGCGCCGTCGTCCCCCTACAATCGAGCGCATGGCCGTTATCCCATTGCTGGTCTTCGTGCTGTTCGTCGTCGCGCTGATCGACATCATCCTGCGCACGGGCGACCAGATCCGGCACCTGCCGAAGCTCGCATGGGTGTTCATCGTGATCCTGCTGCCGCTGATCGGCAGCATCCTCTGGTTCGCGGTCGGCCGCGAGTACTACGGGATGCGCTCGCGTCCCTCCCGCGCCGAGTACCGCCACGCCGCCCGGCCGCAGCCTCCCGCCGCCGCGGCGCCGCGGCCGTCCTCCACCGAGGAGCAGCTCGCCGCCCTCGAGCGCGAGATCGCCGACGACCGCATCCGCCGGCTCGAGGCGGAGCTGCGCCAGCGGAAGGGCGGGGCCGAGGGCGCGTAGCGGCGCCACCTGAGCCGGCGTCCCGCGCGTCTCCGCGTCTCCCAGCCCGCGACAGGTCGCCGAGCGGTCGTGACACGCCGCCTCGCGCGGACGGAGGCGGCGTGTCGCGACCGCTCGGCGACCCGCCGGAGCCGGTCAGAAGTCGGTGTGGCCGAGGCGCGGCTCTGAGACGAACGCGGCGGTCGCCTCGGCGGCGGACTCCAGCTCCAGGATGACGAGCTCGTTGCGGCCGGCCCGCACGACGGGACCCGGCACGTGCAACGTCTCCTGCGGGCCGCGGGTCCAGTACCGGCCGAGGTTGAAGCCGTTCACCCAGGCGACGCCCTTGCCCCATCCCGTCGTGTCGAGGAACAGGGTGCCCGGCTCCTCCACCTCGAACGTGGCGCGCGCGAACACCGGGCCGGCCAGCCGCTCCGGGGACGCGTCCCCGACCAGGTCGAGGGCCTCGCGCACCGCCGTCAGCGCGGGCAGCCGCAGCGGCAGCACGCTCCAGCGCTGCAGCGGCTCGCCGTTCAGCAGCACAGGGCCGATGAGCCCCTTCGGCTCGCCGATCCGGGGACCGTAGTCGACGCGGCCCTGGTCCTCCACCAGCACCGTGAGGGTGCCGCGGCTCGGCGAGAGCGTGATCGCGCTGTCGTGGTGGTCTCGGGCGAGCACCCCGACCCGCGTGGAGCCGACGAAGACGTACGCGCGGTCGCGCACCTCCCCGAACTCGAGCACGGCGGGCTCGGCGGTGTCGATCTCCGTGCGGTACAGCCCGAGGCCGGAGTAGTGCCCCAGCTCGTCGAACGTCGGCAGCGCATCGGTGTGCTCCCACTCCCCCAGCCGCGGCGCGACCGAGAACAGCGGAACGGACCGCTCGAACGGCACGGTGAACGCGGGCGCCGCGGCGGCGACCATCGGCTCCGCCGCGGGGACGGGCGCGTGCTTGGCGATGACCTCGCGGAACGCCCAGAACTTCTCGGTGGGCTCGCCCGCCTCGTCAAGCGGGGCGTCGTAGTCGTAGCTGGTCACGATCGGCTGGTAGACGCCCTTGTCGTTCGCGCCGTTGGTGAAGCCGAAGTTGGTGCCGCCGTGGAACATGTAGATGTTGACGGAGGCACCGAGCGCGAGCAGCTCGTCCAAGTCCGCCGCCGACTGCTCGACGGAGGTCGTGTGGTGGTGCGCGCCCCAGTGGTCGAACCAGCCGTCCCAGAACTCGGAGCACATGAGCGGGCCGGTTCTCTGGTGCTGGCGGAGGGTCGCCAACCGCTCGCGGGAACGCGACCCGAAGGACGCGGTCTTCAGCAGCCCGGGCAGCGACCCGTTCTCGAGCATCGCCGGCTCCGGCTGGTCGACGGTGGTGAGCGGGACGGTGATCCCGGCCCCACGGAACACCTCGACGAGGTGCCGCAGGTAGTCGGCGTCGTCGCCGTATGCGCCGTACTCGTTCTCCACCTGCACCAGGAGGACGGGGCCGCCCTCGCTCACCTGCAGCGGTCGGACGATCTCCAGCACGCGCTCCATGTACCCGGTGACGGCCGCCAGGAACGCCGGCTCCGAGCGACGGATGCCGACGGAGGGATCGGTGAACAGCCAGGCGGGAAGGCCGCCGTTGTCCCACTCCGCGCAGATGTAGGGGCCGGGGCGCACGATGGCGTGCATCCCCTCGTCCTGGATGGTGCGCAGGAAGCGGGCGAGGTCGAGTGCGCCCTCCGCCGTCCACTCGCCGCGACGCGGCTCGTGCGCGTTCCAGGGAACGTAGGTCTCGACGGTGTTGAGGCCCATGAGCCTGGCCTTGCGGATCCGGTCGGCCCAGTCGTCCGGGTGCACGCGGAAGTAGTGGATCGCTCCCGAGAGGATGCGGTACGGCTCGCCGTCGAGGAGGAACGCGTCCCCCGCGATCTCGAAGCTGGTCATGGGTGCTCCAAAGAGAAGAAGGTGGGCAGCGTGGGTGGCCGACCGCGCGCGTGCGCGGCCGGCCACCCGCTGGATTACTTGCCGGTGACGGTGAAGCCCTGCTGGTTGCCGTACTCCACCAGCGCCTTCTGCCAGGCCTGGAGGCCGGCGTTCAGCGAGGTGTTGGCGGTGTAGGACTGGCCGACGGTGTCGCCGTAGATGCTGTTCGCGTAGACCTGGAACGGCAGGTACTGCCAGCCGGTCGACACGTTCTTCGCGCCGTCCACGAGCACCTCGTTGATCTTCTGGCCGCCGAAGTACTCGGGCGCCTGCGCCAGGAAGTCGGAGGAGTTCAGGTCCTTCGTGGTGGACGGGAAGCCGCCGGACTGCAGGAACACCTTGATCGACGCGGGGTCGTTGTTCAGCCACTTCAGGAAGCCGGCCGCGAGCGCCTGGTTCTTGGACTGCTTCAGCACGACCTGCGCGCCGCCACCGTTCTCGGCGTTGACAGGCTTGCCGTCGTAGGTGGGGATGGGGGCGACGCGCCAGGCGCCCGCGCCGTCCTTCACCGAGGACTCGAGCACGCCGGGCATCCACGCGCCGGTCACGAGCGTCGCGATCGAGCCGTTGCCGAGCGCCTTGAACCAGTCGTCGCTCCAGCCGGGGACGCTGGAGAGCAGTTTGCCCTCGACCAGCTTGTCCCAGGTGGCGGTCCACTTCTTGGTGCCGTCGTCCTGCAGGTTGATCGACACCTTGGTGCCGTCGACCTGGAACGGACGGCCGCCGGCCTGCCAGATCATCGAGGTGGTGAAGCCGGAGTCGCCGGAGTCGCTGGTGATGTACGCGTTCGGGTCGGCGGCGTGCAGCTTCTGCGCCGCGGCGACGTACTCGTCCCAGGTCTTCGGCACGGCGATGCCGTACTTGTCGAAGACCTTCTTGTTGTAGAACATCGCCATGGGACCGGAGTCCTGCGGCAGGCCGACGAGCTTTCCGCCGACGTTGACGGAGCTCCACGGGCCGGGAGTGTAGTCGTCCTTCAGCTTGTCGAAGCCGTACTGGCCGAGGTCGACGAGCGCGTCGGAGAGGGCGAACTGCGGGATGGCGTAGTACTCGACCTGCGCGACGTCCGGCGCGCCGTTGCCCGCCTTGATCGCGTTCTGCAGCTTGGTGTACTCGGTGGTGTTGGTGCCGGCGTTCACCAGCTTCACCTTCACCTTCGGGTACTCCTTCTCGAACGCGGCGACCTGGGCCTCCGCGGACGGGGTCCACGACCAGTACGTGATGGTCCCGCCCTGCTTGAGGGCGGCGTCGATGTCGGAGGCGCTGCCGCCGCCGGAGCCGGAGCCGCCGGAGCCCGACGAGCAGGCGGCGAGGGAGGCGCCGAGCACGGCGCTGGCCGCGACCGCGACGGCGACGCGGCGGAGCGACCGCGAACGCAGGATGCGCTTCATGGTGATCTCACTTCCTTGTGGAATGGGGAGGGTTTCTCGATGCGGATGGTGCGGGGTTACTGCTTGACGCTTCCGGCGGCCAGACCCGACTGCCAGTAGCGCTGGAGCACCAGGAACGCGGCCACGATCGGGACGATCGTGATGAGCGAGCCGGTGATCACGAGGTTGAAGATCGGCTGGGCGCCGACCCCTGTCGCCTGCGCGCTCCACTGGCTGAGGCCGACCGTCAGGGGGTACCAGGTCGGATCGCTCAGCATGATGAGCGGCAGGAAGTAGTTGTTCCAGGTGGCGACGATCGCGAACAGCGCGACCGTGACGATCCCGGGCGCGAGCAGCCGCAGCGAGATCGTGAAGAAGGTGCGGAACTCGCTGGCCCCGTCCATCCGCGCCGCCTCGAGCAGCTCGGTCGGGATGGCCTCGCTGGCGTAGGTCCAGATCAGGTAGAAGCCGAACGGGCTGATCAGCGACGGCAGGATGACCGCCCACGGGGTGTTCGTGAGGCCGGCCTGGCTGAACAGCAGGAACGTCGGCACCGCGAGCGCCGTGCCAGGAACCGCGATCGCGCCGAGGACGACGGCGAACACCGCGCGCTTGCCGGGAAAGTTGTACTTCGCCATCCCGTAGCCGGCGACCGTCGCCAGCAGCGTCGCCCCGCCCGCGCCGACCACGACGTACAGCAGCGTGTTCCCGAGCCACTGCAGGAAGATCCCGCCGCGGTAGCTGAACAGGTCGATCACGTTCTGGACGAGGTTGAAGTCCTTGCCGAACCACAGCCCGAACGAGCTGTAGAGGTCGGGCTGGCTCTTGGTCGCGTTCAC
It encodes the following:
- a CDS encoding MFS transporter, producing MSRRAPWRPVFAVMFFCSWCGNQFSPLLLMYKDVQHYSELTVNMFLGVYVLGLAPALLVAGALSDRHGRRPVLTAGVVTALLASASLALGALGPVPIYAGRLLSGITVGIAMAVGTSWMKEVSSPRYEPGVDRAAGARRASLAFTLGSAAGALVAGGIAQFTVFGEELPFVVHILLTLPCLWAVLRVPETVVTGGERGPLREQLRIPAAAHKRFRRVVMVAAPWIFAAAALAYGYLPVLLGDETGEWGLGYATVLTVVALGVASLVQPIAKRLHSLASARGLVAALGTIAAGLVVLTGAVAFRSLLLGLVAAVVLGAGMGIALVSGLLEVQSIASPRDLAGLTGMFYAVAYAGFLVPTLLAAVTPPLSTIGLFVALVALAGLSALMLLLSSTKHLPRPAEA
- a CDS encoding M23 family metallopeptidase, with the translated sequence MTSRRVTTRRAILAALTPAFAAAILVAGGIVGVPQAAFADDCAVGSCATPTPTPDEPDGPDGPPSPSGTPTPEPTPTPDPTPTPDPTPTPNPTPTPTPTPTPKPTPKPKPTPKATPTPAPKPTDEITLTVPDLGAAPQVDLAQVQRAAQLASELATAQQALASATEQSQSVQREQERAAAEAAALSDKAKRAHEQAQASAAFASALVRATASHALRPDPLVAALSSPGDLLSKLGAVDRLQTLSADSERALREAAADAKAAIRLGSQADAATTAAAAVDVSGSERAVTDARARVDTAATALAKLPTLLTAGEGWTSLTVAPTVGTSGWVLPVHGPLTDGFGPRPSRPLGTALFHPGDDIGASCGSTIVAAAAGTVVAAGPNGGYGNFVLIDHGGGVQTAYGHIRDGGIAVTAGEHVAAGQPIAQVGSTGLSTGCHLHLEVRVNGVQIDPMPFLAARGVVVGSG
- a CDS encoding GntR family transcriptional regulator — its product is MIPAAEHAYAHTKRLILSGEAPGGTLLSEAQLGAEIGVSRTPVHEAFLRLAAEGLLALEPRRGAVVVPMSPREAQNVLDLREAIEATAAARIHEAGGTDDALVSALEEALAEQRAAIGAGDVERFVEADQWFHAAVVDASGNELAARFYGMLRDRQQRIRHQLFRVRPDTLADSLADHQALLDALRAGADYAALLRTHIARNQGAL
- a CDS encoding siderophore-interacting protein, encoding MTVIAPPTTERPAYRPYRAAVSAIRRLSPHFTRVSLRCDDFETFGTERLDQRIKVVFPLADGSFCPLDTGDWYDAWRALPEERRNPFRTYTVRDIDPADRRLDIDFVVHGHDRANAGPASSWLADAVPGDELVVVGPDALSATSGVGIDWRPGDATELLLAGDETAAPAIASIVEALPASRRAHVFIEVPTAQDALPLAAHPGVSVTWVARDGGDHGCELVPAVTSWLERHPEIVAAAAAGTRQRLEKVDVDREILWERPEEVAGGFYAWIAGESAAVKTLRRLLVRGHGIDRGRVAFMGYWRRGLAERVA
- the lepB gene encoding signal peptidase I; the protein is MTDSTETLRPRRAARRSGWKTLLRDVVIIFVVAVLVSFLIKTFVARSFYIPSGSMENTLQINDRIIVNELQPKLFGLQRGDVVVFKDPGGWLPPSAPEQGNALQKGVGAVLDFVGLGASDSDQHLVKRLIGLPGDHITCCNTLGQMSVNGVPLKEPYVLLPAGQENVSGKPFDVTVPAGKVWVMGDNRYNSADSRYHMDDPGKGFVPLDDVVGRAFVVSWPLSHWSWLSNYPETFQGTEREDQ
- a CDS encoding YciI family protein codes for the protein MKYMMFVVTSTEPDREEDASDVDIWVDELDSTGKRVIGEVLEPPSAAKVVRVRDGRRYVTDGPFAETKEWICGFDILECESLDEAIEIASKHPMARNGQLELRPFMVWE
- a CDS encoding carboxylesterase/lipase family protein, which gives rise to MPAILSPVVATTSGVVRGVDDGRIALWRGIRYAQPPVGALRWRAPVPAIAPDGVADATAFGHAAPQPANVVMALGDGVTADEDCLFLNVWRASRESAAPRPVMVWLHGGAYTFGAASQSVYDGTALAETGDAVIVTVNYRLGALGFLDLGAEHDGDADTNVALRDVLLALAWVRDNVAAFGGHPDLVTVFGESSGAGLVTALLATPSAAGLFQRAIVQSSPASSMYGRRRAAMVAGLFAAAAGVAPGDLAALRALPVETVVAATGTVYDEVPRAHPGTVAFAPVVDGDLLPEHPITVLSEGRGHPVPLIIGTNRDEATLFRFMKSALLPIDAASIERMFQSMREERPAVIAPDRAQVLTAYRGVRSRVVGLGIARDIAFRMPTVWLAAGHGAVAPTYLYRFDHATPLLRLVGIGAAHAAEVPYVWGTIDEAPRAIYRLGGRRAAERVSARMLERWTAFANGGAPGGDWPAYRVPERSTLVIDATDRVVPDLDAALRAGWGDSVLSFS